The following are encoded in a window of Mycobacterium sp. ELW1 genomic DNA:
- a CDS encoding Mce protein, with the protein MVDVEAPPEDEAVTADEAEPTPEEIEEVEDTPPASKPARSHVRLALIVGIVVVVALGGLTGWLGYRAYDVRKTNQLQDLLVGVGRQGAINLTTIDAAEVDKDVQRILDSATDQFYDDFTKRSQPFIEVVKQAQSKSVGTVTEAGLESMSGGEGQVLVAVTVVTSNRGAENQQPRSWRMRLTVKKTGNDEAKVSKVEFVP; encoded by the coding sequence ATGGTTGACGTGGAAGCCCCGCCCGAGGATGAGGCCGTTACGGCTGATGAAGCCGAGCCGACGCCCGAGGAGATCGAGGAAGTCGAGGACACTCCGCCGGCCTCGAAGCCCGCACGTTCGCACGTACGTCTGGCTCTGATCGTCGGGATCGTCGTGGTGGTTGCCCTTGGCGGGTTGACCGGATGGCTCGGCTACCGCGCCTATGACGTCAGGAAGACAAACCAGCTGCAAGACCTTCTCGTCGGGGTCGGCAGGCAGGGCGCCATCAACCTGACCACTATCGACGCCGCCGAGGTCGACAAGGACGTGCAGCGCATCCTCGACTCGGCGACCGACCAGTTTTACGACGACTTCACCAAGCGGTCCCAGCCGTTCATCGAGGTGGTCAAACAGGCGCAGTCCAAATCCGTCGGCACGGTCACCGAAGCCGGACTCGAGTCGATGTCCGGTGGTGAAGGTCAAGTGTTGGTAGCCGTTACCGTGGTGACCTCGAATCGCGGTGCGGAGAACCAGCAGCCGCGGTCCTGGCGGATGCGCCTTACGGTCAAGAAGACCGGCAACGACGAAGCGAAGGTCTCGAAAGTGGAGTTCGTACCGTGA
- a CDS encoding MCE family protein yields the protein MESLRKDSRLNPGWWTLFLVLFLAAVVFVTGALFSGTFNSYVPIMLTSDRSGLVMEPGGKVKMQGVEVGRVGGVQSGDPVSLKLEIFPDQLQYLPANIGAQIRATTAFGAKFVDLTYPANPSPQHLQPGAVIVASNVSTEVNTVFQNLMGVLKQIDPAKLNGVLSALAEGLRGQGPAIGQATTDANEVLLALNPRADTFKRDWQSFKRFSDTYSAAAQNILTVLDAASTTSDTITTHAKTLDALLLNLTGLSHSGENVLGASKDNLITSINDLESTTSLLLKYNPMITCTIVGGKHFLDNGGYKGAGGNGKSSITDVGLLLGDDPYSYPENLPVVGAKGGPGGKPGCGSLPYVEKMYPVRQLVTNTGWGTGNDIRVNPGIGFPGYNNFFPVTRGNPRPPSIRNLFGGPAPGPIPYPGAPPYGAPMYAPDGTPLWPGLPPGVPSTSPPPDPNDIPAGAEPFTPPVPASLVPTPLPPP from the coding sequence ATGGAATCATTGCGCAAAGACAGTCGACTGAACCCCGGATGGTGGACGCTGTTCCTGGTTCTTTTCCTGGCCGCTGTGGTCTTCGTGACCGGCGCGCTGTTCTCCGGGACCTTCAACTCCTATGTGCCCATCATGTTGACCTCGGATCGATCGGGCCTCGTGATGGAGCCGGGCGGCAAGGTCAAGATGCAAGGTGTCGAGGTGGGCCGAGTCGGCGGCGTCCAAAGCGGCGACCCGGTGAGTCTCAAGCTGGAAATCTTTCCTGATCAACTTCAGTACCTGCCCGCCAACATCGGTGCCCAAATCCGGGCAACCACCGCCTTCGGCGCAAAATTCGTCGACCTGACGTATCCGGCCAACCCAAGCCCGCAGCACCTGCAGCCAGGGGCGGTAATCGTCGCCTCGAACGTCTCCACCGAGGTCAATACCGTCTTCCAGAATTTGATGGGCGTGCTCAAGCAGATCGACCCGGCGAAGCTCAACGGTGTGCTGTCCGCATTGGCCGAAGGCTTGCGCGGCCAGGGTCCGGCCATCGGTCAGGCCACCACCGATGCCAACGAGGTCTTGTTGGCCCTCAATCCGCGCGCCGACACGTTCAAGCGAGATTGGCAGTCGTTCAAGCGGTTCAGCGACACCTACAGTGCCGCCGCCCAGAACATCCTGACGGTGCTCGACGCCGCCAGCACGACCAGTGACACGATCACCACCCACGCCAAGACTCTGGATGCATTGCTGCTCAACCTGACCGGCCTGTCCCACAGTGGCGAAAACGTTCTGGGGGCAAGCAAAGACAACCTGATCACCTCGATCAACGATCTCGAGTCGACGACCAGCCTGTTGCTCAAGTACAACCCAATGATTACCTGCACGATCGTCGGCGGAAAGCACTTCCTGGACAACGGCGGCTACAAGGGCGCGGGCGGCAACGGGAAGTCGTCGATCACCGACGTCGGCCTGCTGCTGGGCGACGACCCGTACTCCTACCCCGAGAATCTGCCGGTCGTGGGCGCCAAGGGCGGGCCCGGCGGTAAACCAGGATGCGGATCGTTGCCTTACGTCGAAAAGATGTACCCCGTACGACAGTTGGTCACCAATACCGGATGGGGTACCGGCAACGACATCCGGGTGAATCCGGGCATCGGTTTCCCGGGTTACAACAACTTCTTCCCCGTCACCCGTGGCAACCCCAGACCGCCAAGCATCCGAAACCTCTTCGGAGGCCCAGCCCCCGGCCCTATCCCCTACCCCGGTGCGCCGCCCTACGGTGCACCGATGTACGCGCCGGACGGCACCCCCCTGTGGCCGGGTCTACCCCCGGGTGTGCCGTCGACATCGCCGCCGCCGGACCCCAACGACATCCCGGCGGGCGCAGAACCGTTCACTCCGCCGGTTCCCGCCAGTCTTGTGCCGACACCGCTGCCGCCGCCGTGA
- a CDS encoding LLM class flavin-dependent oxidoreductase — protein MDWGLPWPGPELAAQAETAGAKAFCAGEFADLSAYVTTTEMAHNTSSALVGPGIAYAFARSPFVHAAAVRHLSKASSGRVFLGLGAGTSRMNRDWFGIDAAHPAARMAELIRVIQAFLHAENGESIRYQGEFYNIDADIRAPVFGRLDVPILIGAFNKVMTRTAGQVADGVLGHGLFTDRWWAESVEPALTLGAGASGRDPAELRRWGWLITAIDDDDPARAIQDAKLQIAFYLTVRTYDSLVDLHGWHDEVARIRAAFRSGRPETIADHVTDEMLWSIALCGTTAQAREMLAARTRLPHLAFTSSPSFLVGRKRGARYAAAAIRLMSESH, from the coding sequence ATGGACTGGGGACTGCCGTGGCCCGGGCCGGAACTGGCGGCGCAGGCTGAAACAGCCGGCGCCAAAGCCTTCTGCGCAGGCGAATTCGCCGATCTGAGCGCGTACGTGACCACCACCGAGATGGCACACAACACGTCGTCGGCACTGGTGGGCCCTGGCATTGCCTACGCGTTCGCTCGATCGCCGTTCGTGCACGCCGCGGCCGTTCGTCATCTATCCAAGGCATCGTCGGGCCGGGTCTTCCTCGGCCTGGGGGCGGGCACGTCGCGCATGAACCGGGACTGGTTCGGCATCGACGCGGCGCATCCCGCCGCGCGGATGGCCGAATTGATCCGCGTCATCCAGGCCTTCCTGCACGCCGAGAATGGCGAATCGATTCGCTACCAAGGCGAGTTCTACAACATCGATGCCGACATTCGCGCACCTGTCTTCGGCCGACTCGACGTGCCCATCCTGATCGGGGCCTTCAACAAAGTCATGACGCGCACGGCGGGACAGGTCGCGGACGGTGTGCTCGGCCACGGGTTGTTCACCGATCGGTGGTGGGCGGAGTCGGTGGAGCCCGCCCTGACGCTGGGCGCCGGAGCCAGTGGCCGTGATCCTGCCGAACTGCGGCGCTGGGGCTGGTTGATCACCGCAATCGATGATGATGATCCCGCGCGCGCCATCCAGGATGCGAAGCTGCAGATCGCCTTCTATCTGACTGTGCGCACCTATGATTCGTTGGTCGACCTGCACGGCTGGCACGACGAAGTCGCGAGGATCCGAGCCGCATTCCGTAGCGGCCGGCCCGAGACGATCGCCGATCATGTCACCGACGAGATGCTGTGGTCGATCGCGTTGTGTGGGACTACTGCGCAGGCACGCGAAATGCTCGCGGCCCGCACACGATTGCCCCACCTCGCGTTCACCTCGTCGCCGAGCTTTCTGGTCGGGCGCAAGCGAGGCGCGCGCTACGCCGCCGCCGCCATCCGACTGATGTCAGAATCGCACTGA
- a CDS encoding CoA transferase, translated as MRKPLNGVRVLEVAQFTYVPSAGAVLADWGAEVIKIEHPVTGDAQRGLVKVLGAAASKPGSSFAPIMEAPNRGKRSVGLALDNADSRPVFDELIRRCDVFLTNYLPSARKKLSIDVDDVRKVNPDVIYVAGSGFGMNGRDRDAGAYDATAFWARGGSADGLNPADADQSAFMPAGAYGDNIGGMTIAGGVGAALYGRHVTGEPSVLDVSLLAVGAWATQFSVNMAMLMGGPLPKVERRTQAPGNPLTGAYRTADGRFIQLSMLQPTRYWPEFCRLLGLDEYAEDPRFGSLAAMAEHADIAYGLVHDAIGRLSFTECKALLSTGSGQWAPVQDAWDLARDEALTANGRIATIVDAEGNSQRLVASPIKFDDDPADLVRAPQFAEHTDDVLRELGVDDDRLIELKIAGAIT; from the coding sequence ATGCGCAAGCCGCTCAACGGGGTTCGGGTTCTGGAGGTAGCTCAGTTCACCTATGTGCCTTCGGCGGGCGCAGTGCTCGCCGACTGGGGTGCCGAGGTGATCAAGATCGAGCATCCGGTCACCGGCGATGCTCAACGCGGACTGGTCAAAGTGCTCGGCGCGGCCGCAAGCAAGCCTGGGTCCTCTTTCGCCCCGATCATGGAGGCACCAAATCGCGGCAAGCGAAGTGTCGGATTGGCTCTCGACAACGCCGACTCTCGCCCGGTGTTCGACGAACTCATCAGGCGATGCGACGTGTTCCTCACCAACTATTTGCCGTCGGCCAGAAAAAAACTCAGCATCGACGTCGACGATGTCCGTAAAGTCAACCCGGACGTTATTTATGTGGCAGGCAGCGGCTTCGGCATGAACGGGCGCGACCGCGACGCGGGTGCCTACGACGCCACCGCGTTCTGGGCCCGTGGCGGCAGCGCCGACGGGCTCAATCCAGCCGACGCCGATCAGTCGGCGTTCATGCCCGCCGGCGCCTACGGGGACAACATCGGCGGCATGACCATCGCGGGCGGCGTAGGCGCGGCCCTCTACGGGCGCCACGTGACCGGGGAACCGTCGGTGCTCGACGTGTCACTGCTCGCGGTGGGCGCCTGGGCCACCCAGTTCAGCGTCAACATGGCCATGCTGATGGGCGGGCCGTTGCCCAAGGTGGAGCGCCGAACCCAGGCACCAGGCAATCCATTGACCGGTGCATACCGCACCGCGGACGGCAGATTCATCCAACTCTCCATGCTGCAACCCACCCGATACTGGCCGGAATTCTGTCGGCTGCTGGGACTCGACGAGTACGCCGAGGATCCCCGGTTCGGATCACTGGCGGCGATGGCCGAGCACGCCGATATCGCATACGGCCTCGTGCACGACGCCATCGGTAGGCTCAGCTTCACCGAATGCAAGGCCCTGCTGAGCACCGGCTCTGGCCAGTGGGCGCCGGTCCAAGACGCCTGGGACCTTGCCCGCGACGAGGCCCTGACCGCAAACGGCAGGATCGCGACTATCGTTGATGCAGAGGGTAATTCGCAGCGACTGGTGGCCAGCCCCATCAAGTTCGACGACGACCCCGCCGACTTGGTCCGGGCCCCACAGTTTGCCGAGCACACCGACGACGTGTTACGCGAACTCGGGGTCGACGACGACCGACTCATCGAACTCAAAATCGCCGGGGCCATCACCTGA
- a CDS encoding ABC transporter permease, with amino-acid sequence MVTTGNAAKPLRALGDFFATTLDTFVLMFKPPFAWREFLLQTWFVARVSIAPTLLLSIPFTVLTVFIINILLVELGAADFSGTGAALGAVTQIGPLVTVLVISGAGATAMCADLGARTIREELDAMRVLGIDPVQALVVPRVLAATLVAVMLTSLVTMVGIVGSFFFAVFFQNVTPGAFASGLTLLVGGTDVVVNLAKAAIFGLVAGLIACYKGISVGGGPQGVGNAVNETVVFTFMALFVINVIATAVAVRITS; translated from the coding sequence TTGGTAACGACAGGAAACGCCGCTAAGCCTCTGCGTGCGCTCGGCGACTTCTTCGCCACGACCCTCGACACCTTCGTACTGATGTTCAAGCCGCCCTTCGCGTGGCGGGAGTTCCTGCTCCAGACGTGGTTCGTGGCCCGGGTGTCCATCGCACCGACACTGTTGTTATCGATCCCGTTCACAGTCCTGACCGTGTTCATCATCAACATCCTCCTCGTCGAGCTTGGCGCCGCCGACTTCTCCGGAACCGGTGCCGCACTCGGCGCCGTCACCCAGATCGGCCCGCTCGTCACCGTGCTGGTGATCTCGGGCGCCGGCGCCACCGCGATGTGCGCCGATCTAGGAGCCCGCACCATCCGCGAAGAGCTCGACGCCATGCGGGTGCTGGGCATCGACCCGGTGCAGGCGTTAGTGGTACCCCGCGTCCTGGCCGCCACCCTGGTCGCCGTCATGTTGACCTCGCTCGTGACCATGGTCGGCATCGTCGGCAGCTTCTTTTTCGCGGTGTTCTTCCAGAACGTCACCCCCGGCGCGTTCGCATCCGGACTGACGCTGCTGGTCGGCGGGACCGATGTCGTCGTAAACCTCGCCAAAGCGGCGATCTTCGGTCTGGTCGCCGGCCTCATCGCCTGCTACAAGGGCATTTCGGTCGGCGGCGGCCCCCAGGGCGTGGGTAACGCGGTCAACGAAACCGTGGTGTTCACCTTCATGGCCCTGTTCGTCATCAACGTCATCGCCACCGCCGTCGCGGTCAGGATCACCTCGTGA
- a CDS encoding MCE family protein, with the protein MRTNLRGAIWRLAVFAVAAALGVFALFAIFAQLRFEEGTTYGAEFSNISGLQTGQFVRIAGVEVGKVTDIAIKPNNEVLVHFTADDSVILTKASRAVIRYDDLIGGRYLALEEGPGSTDKLRPGETIPLANTSPALNLDALIGGFRPLFRALNPDQVNALSGQLIKALQGQGATIGSFLNQTAALTNSLADRDQLIGQVIVNLNTVVGSLGDQSRNIDTAVASLSDLVDALAHHKDDISNSVAYTNAAANSVADLLAQARTPLKKVVAETDRSSSLVVADHDYMDNLLNTLPEAYQQLGRQGLYGDFFSFYLCEIVLKINGKGGQPVYIKLAGQDTGRCTPR; encoded by the coding sequence GTGAGAACTAACCTGCGGGGCGCCATCTGGCGACTTGCTGTGTTCGCGGTGGCAGCCGCGCTCGGAGTGTTCGCTCTCTTCGCGATTTTCGCCCAGCTGCGCTTCGAGGAGGGAACGACCTACGGAGCGGAGTTCAGCAATATCAGCGGACTGCAGACCGGCCAGTTCGTCCGCATCGCCGGCGTCGAAGTCGGCAAGGTGACCGACATCGCGATCAAGCCCAACAACGAAGTGCTGGTCCACTTCACCGCGGACGACAGCGTGATTCTGACCAAGGCCAGCCGTGCGGTGATCCGGTACGACGACCTCATTGGTGGTCGCTATCTGGCCCTCGAAGAAGGCCCGGGCAGCACCGATAAGCTGCGGCCGGGCGAGACGATCCCGCTGGCCAACACCTCACCCGCACTGAACCTCGACGCCCTCATCGGTGGCTTCCGGCCGCTGTTCCGCGCCTTGAATCCCGACCAGGTCAACGCCCTGTCGGGCCAACTGATCAAGGCGTTGCAAGGCCAGGGGGCCACCATCGGCTCATTCTTGAATCAGACTGCGGCGCTGACGAACTCCCTCGCCGACCGGGACCAGCTGATCGGGCAGGTCATCGTCAATCTCAATACCGTCGTGGGGTCGCTGGGCGATCAGAGCAGGAACATCGATACGGCGGTGGCCTCGCTGTCGGACCTGGTCGACGCGCTGGCCCACCACAAAGACGACATCAGCAACTCGGTGGCCTACACCAATGCAGCTGCGAATTCGGTCGCCGATCTGCTCGCTCAGGCGCGCACCCCGCTGAAGAAGGTGGTGGCCGAGACCGACCGGTCGTCGAGCCTGGTGGTGGCTGACCACGACTACATGGACAACCTGCTCAACACGTTGCCCGAGGCCTACCAGCAGTTGGGCCGGCAAGGGCTGTACGGCGACTTCTTCAGTTTCTACCTGTGCGAGATCGTCCTGAAGATCAACGGCAAGGGTGGGCAACCGGTATACATCAAACTCGCCGGTCAAGACACCGGGAGGTGCACACCGAGATGA
- a CDS encoding ABC transporter permease: MHPRLRRYYASVSKAWSRVGEQTQFYGWTVRGIGDAVVHYKVEVVRQIAQMSLGVGALALIGGTVVIVAFLTLSAGSLIAVQSYNQLAQIGVEALAGFTSAFLNVRLVSPLVAGIGLAATIGAGATAQLGAMRISEEIDALEVMGVRSVAYLASTRVLAGVLVVIPLYCVAVIMAFVATRFGTTYIYGQSTGVYDHYFNTFLNPTDLIWSFLQAIFIAIVVMLVHTYYGFTATGGPAGVGDAVGRAVRTSLVATVFVTLFVSLAVYGQSGNFHLSG, encoded by the coding sequence CTGCATCCGCGCCTACGCCGGTACTACGCGTCGGTATCCAAAGCCTGGAGCCGCGTCGGTGAGCAGACCCAGTTCTACGGTTGGACCGTCCGCGGCATCGGCGACGCCGTTGTGCACTACAAGGTCGAAGTTGTCCGGCAGATCGCCCAGATGAGTCTGGGTGTCGGTGCGTTGGCCCTGATCGGCGGCACCGTGGTGATCGTCGCTTTCTTGACCTTGTCCGCCGGCTCGCTCATCGCGGTGCAGTCGTACAACCAGCTCGCGCAAATCGGAGTCGAGGCGCTCGCCGGCTTCACGTCGGCGTTCCTCAACGTGCGGCTGGTGTCGCCACTGGTCGCCGGAATCGGTCTGGCTGCGACCATCGGAGCTGGCGCCACCGCCCAACTGGGTGCCATGCGGATCAGCGAGGAGATCGATGCGCTGGAAGTGATGGGCGTGCGGTCGGTCGCCTATCTTGCATCGACCCGGGTCTTGGCCGGAGTGTTGGTCGTCATCCCGCTCTACTGCGTTGCAGTCATCATGGCCTTCGTCGCCACCCGGTTCGGCACCACCTACATCTATGGGCAGTCCACCGGCGTCTACGACCACTACTTCAACACGTTCCTCAACCCGACTGATCTGATCTGGTCATTTCTGCAGGCAATCTTCATCGCCATCGTTGTCATGCTGGTGCACACCTACTACGGCTTCACCGCCACCGGTGGGCCCGCCGGCGTCGGCGACGCCGTCGGGCGCGCAGTCCGAACCTCCTTGGTCGCTACGGTTTTCGTCACGCTGTTCGTCTCGCTGGCTGTCTACGGCCAGTCCGGTAACTTCCACCTGTCGGGTTAG
- a CDS encoding DUF732 domain-containing protein, giving the protein MASLIAAPRLLIAGAVAALGTVGVFAAAQPAHADDIGYLVNVTVRPGYNFPNADTALAYGHGLCDQINSGVRYGQLVNTIKADFNTSDEFQASYLISQAAEELCPAAIWQLRQSAAGYVPAA; this is encoded by the coding sequence ATGGCAAGTCTGATCGCTGCACCTCGTCTGCTGATCGCCGGTGCCGTCGCAGCATTGGGCACCGTGGGCGTATTCGCCGCCGCTCAGCCGGCGCACGCCGATGACATCGGCTATCTGGTCAACGTCACAGTCCGGCCCGGCTACAACTTCCCCAATGCCGACACCGCTCTGGCCTACGGGCATGGCCTCTGCGATCAGATCAATTCCGGCGTGAGGTACGGCCAGCTGGTCAACACCATCAAAGCCGACTTCAACACCAGCGACGAATTCCAGGCGTCGTATCTGATCAGCCAGGCCGCTGAAGAGCTCTGTCCCGCCGCGATCTGGCAGCTACGGCAGTCCGCCGCAGGTTACGTCCCAGCCGCATAG
- a CDS encoding GntR family transcriptional regulator produces the protein MARQESLAPMIAPQATSGAVRSPKTAELVAQTLRKMIVDGQLKDGDFLPYEADLMAHFHVSRPTLREAVRVLESERLVEVRRGSRTGAKVRVPGPEVVARPAALLLAISGTTLADVMTARVGIEPYAARLLAEQGTRAAHAQLRQLVEQIPLVRESGTLARASAELHRRLVELSGNATLAMIAGMLHEISERHTSAAILSEQNVVPKVQYNKLIRSYERLVSLVSERNGTEAESHWRRHMQNSSAALLKGYEQTEVRDILY, from the coding sequence GTGGCCCGTCAGGAATCACTCGCGCCAATGATCGCACCGCAAGCGACGTCAGGTGCCGTGAGGTCACCAAAGACCGCAGAACTCGTGGCACAAACCTTGCGGAAGATGATCGTCGACGGACAACTCAAGGACGGCGACTTCCTGCCGTACGAAGCGGACCTCATGGCCCACTTTCACGTGAGCCGGCCAACGTTGCGCGAGGCCGTGCGCGTCCTGGAGTCCGAGCGGCTGGTCGAAGTCAGGCGTGGTTCCCGAACCGGGGCCAAGGTGCGCGTGCCCGGGCCGGAAGTGGTCGCGCGGCCCGCCGCCTTGCTGCTGGCCATCTCGGGGACGACACTCGCCGACGTGATGACCGCCCGGGTCGGCATCGAACCGTACGCCGCCCGTCTACTTGCCGAGCAGGGCACGCGAGCCGCCCATGCGCAACTTCGGCAGTTGGTCGAGCAGATCCCCTTGGTGCGAGAGTCAGGGACGCTGGCTCGGGCATCCGCCGAACTGCACCGCCGGTTGGTCGAACTGTCGGGCAACGCCACACTGGCCATGATCGCCGGCATGCTGCATGAGATTTCAGAGCGGCACACCAGCGCCGCCATCCTCAGCGAGCAGAACGTGGTCCCAAAGGTCCAGTACAACAAGCTGATCCGATCCTACGAACGGTTGGTGAGTCTGGTCTCTGAGCGCAATGGCACTGAGGCCGAATCGCATTGGCGCAGACACATGCAGAATTCGAGCGCGGCACTGCTCAAGGGTTATGAACAGACCGAGGTCCGCGACATCCTGTACTGA
- a CDS encoding CAP domain-containing protein — MASRGIQFTLVAGAATVLTVASAPAAHADNTRLNNSVVTNVYTVQHQAGCTTDIKKNPALTQAAEWHANDVLTNRTLDGDLGSDGSTPQSRAAAAGFTGTVTQTVAINPALAINNLDVINQWYYDPAAFAIMSNCANTAIGVWSVNSLDRSVLVAVYGQPA; from the coding sequence TTGGCATCGAGAGGTATTCAATTCACTCTTGTCGCAGGTGCGGCCACCGTACTGACCGTCGCCAGCGCACCAGCCGCGCACGCCGACAACACCCGCCTCAACAACAGTGTGGTCACCAACGTCTACACCGTTCAACACCAGGCGGGGTGCACCACCGACATTAAGAAGAACCCGGCACTGACGCAGGCCGCCGAGTGGCACGCCAACGATGTTCTCACCAACCGCACCCTCGACGGCGACCTGGGCTCCGACGGCTCCACGCCGCAGAGCCGCGCGGCTGCAGCCGGTTTCACGGGAACGGTCACCCAGACGGTGGCTATCAACCCCGCACTGGCGATCAACAACCTCGATGTCATCAACCAGTGGTACTACGACCCCGCCGCCTTCGCGATCATGTCGAACTGCGCCAACACCGCGATCGGCGTCTGGTCGGTCAACAGCCTCGACCGCTCAGTGCTGGTAGCGGTGTACGGCCAGCCCGCCTGA